A window of Struthio camelus isolate bStrCam1 chromosome 15, bStrCam1.hap1, whole genome shotgun sequence contains these coding sequences:
- the RAB26 gene encoding ras-related protein Rab-26 translates to MSRKKAARSKGGGAAPSSALPAAAAAQGPGRAAAPRGSAPAPDLPRNGPAAPGRPSLSSSGEFYDVAFKVMLVGDSGVGKTCLLVRFKDGAFLAGSFISTVGIDFRNKVLTVDGVKVKLQIWDTAGQERFRSVTHAYYRDAHALLLLYDVTNKASFDNIQAWLTEIHEYAQQDVVLMLLGNKVDSAQERVVKREDGEKLAKEYGVPFMETSAKSGLNVELAFTAIAKELKHRSMKLPNEPKFKLHDYVKKEVRGSGCCRS, encoded by the exons atGTCGCGGAAGAAGGCGGCGAGGAgcaagggcggcggcgccgcaccctcctccgcgctgcccgccgccgccgccgcccaggggcccggccgcgccgccgccccgcggggctccgcgcccgcccccgaCCTGCCCCGcaacggccccgcggcgcccgggcggccCTCGCTGAGCAGCAGCGGCGAGTTTTACGACGTGGCCTTCAAG GTGATGCTGGTGGGCGACTCGGGAGTCGGCAAAACGTGCTTGCTGGTGCGGTTCAAAGACGGCGCTTTCCTCGCTGGCAGCTTCATTTCCACGGTTGGAATCGACTTCAGG aaCAAAGTCCTGACGGTGGATGGAGTGAAGGTGAAGCTGCAG ATCTGGGACACGGCCGGGCAGGAGCGTTTCCGCAGCGTCACGCACGCTTACTACCGCGACGCCCACG CCTTGTTACTGCTCTACGACGTCACCAACAAAGCTTCGTTTGACAACATCCAG GCTTGGCTGACAGAGATTCATGAATACGCGCAGCAAGACGTGGTCCTCATGCTACTGGGAAACAAG GTGGATTCAGCCCAGGAAAGAGTGGTGAAAAGGGAAGATGGAGAAAAATTAGCCAAG GAGTATGGCGTGCCCTTTATGGAGACCAGCGCAAAAAGTGGCTTAAATGTTGAATTAGCATTCACAGCCATTGCAAA GGAACTGAAGCACAGGTCCATGAAGCTGCCCAATGAGCCCAAATTCAAGCTCCACGACTACGTGAAGAAGGAAGTAAGAGGCTCGGGCTGCTGCAGATCCTAA